The nucleotide sequence GGTGAACGTCGCGAGTTCGAATCTCGTCTTCCGCTCCAGATATATAAGTATGCGGGTGTAACTCAATGGTAGAGTGCCAGCCTTCCAAGCTGGTTACGAGGGTTCGATTCCCTTCACCCGCTCCATTTTGTTGTTTAAAATTAATTTTACAAAATAAAATATAAATTTATATAAGCACCCATAGCTCAGTTGGATAGAGTAATGGACTTCGAATCCAGAGGTCGTGGGTTCGACTCCCACTGGGTGTACCATGAAGCACTGAAAACACTATGTTTAGTGCTTTTTTATTTTCTATAAAATTAAATTTTGCCCTCTTTTTTGCCCCTTATAGAATTTAAAAAAATAAAAAGGTGTTATTTTGCCCCCATAAATTTATATAAATCATTTAATTTGGATGCTGCCTTTTTCTTCATGCCTTCCAATACATGAGTATATATATCAAGAGTAGTAGCTACATTGCTATGACCAAGTAACTCCTGTACTGTTTTAGGTTCTTCACCTAATTCAAATAATCTAGTAGCAAAAGTATGTCTTAGATCATGAAATTTCCTATCTTGCAATCCAATATTACTAAGTATTCTCTTAAATCTTTTACGTATATTACTACTGTCTAAATATTTACCGTACATATTACAGAAAACTAAACTGTTATTTTCATATAAATTAGCCATTTTTAACTTTAATTCTTTTTGGTGAAGTTCATATTGCTGTAGCCTTTTAGTTAAAAATGAGGGTATAGATACTATTCTGTTGCTGTTTTCACTTTTAGGTGTTTGTAGTACTATATGGCAGTTTTTACGACCTTCCTTACTAACATCACATGTATATTTTACTGTTTTATTTACACGTATAGTATCATTATCAAAGTCAATATCATCCCATGTTAAAGCCAATAGTTCACCCTGTCTTAGTCCTGAATTAAGAGCAGTTAAAAATAATACTTCCAGGTCATGTCCTTTAATAGCTTCTACAAATCTTTCTTGTTCTTCCAAACTGAATGGCTTTACATCATTAACTTTATTTAATTTTTTTTCTTCACTATCTTTAGGAATTACTATTGCGTGGGAAAAATCTTTTATAATCATGTTGTTATCATAAGCATATCTAATA is from Clostridium fermenticellae and encodes:
- a CDS encoding tyrosine-type recombinase/integrase; its protein translation is MAKTIYKKKVKNGKEYYFYRLRHKNLLKPKDIYGSSVKELESKIKTITKELDYGVNNKELFGNFLCDWLFDVHCVDIKPSTKERYEGIYRNYIKNSEISKIKLKDINSKDIQNYYNKLIKKGKSVNCIKNLHKLIAPAIRYAYDNNMIIKDFSHAIVIPKDSEEKKLNKVNDVKPFSLEEQERFVEAIKGHDLEVLFLTALNSGLRQGELLALTWDDIDFDNDTIRVNKTVKYTCDVSKEGRKNCHIVLQTPKSENSNRIVSIPSFLTKRLQQYELHQKELKLKMANLYENNSLVFCNMYGKYLDSSNIRKRFKRILSNIGLQDRKFHDLRHTFATRLFELGEEPKTVQELLGHSNVATTLDIYTHVLEGMKKKAASKLNDLYKFMGAK